Within Flavobacterium pisciphilum, the genomic segment TATAAAGTATTATTCCAATTGTTAATTGTATATGAGTAAATGTTGTCGCCCATTGTCTGATTAAAGTATCGCTATAAGAGAACTTTTGGTTGGTTTTGTATCCATTATATGCTTTATAAATGGCATAAATAAGACTTATAATTACTAACCAACGGATTAAAGAATGAAGAAAAAGTAGAGTAGGGTACATATTGTTATGTGCTTTAATTAATTATTGTGTTTTAAAACATACTAATTAGTATGTTTTTGGGTAAAAAAATTATTTTAAAAGATTAAGATAGTTTTTAAGTTCATTCAAATAATTCATATAGACAGATTTATTGTTTTCAAGTTTACCAAAATTACGGATTCCCCAGTAACCTGAAATAATGAAAAAAGTAACTTGTTTTGCGTTTATGTTTGGATTAATGAAATTGTTTTTTTTTCCATTTTCAATACTTGTGATCATTTGATTTTCCCATTCTTTCATTTGTTTTAAAATAGACTTTCTAAAGCTCTCATTCCAAGGAGTCATTTCCTGTACAAAATTTGAAATTGGGCAACCATATTCTACT encodes:
- a CDS encoding TetR/AcrR family transcriptional regulator, giving the protein MKKAEATRLNILQKSYELIYAKGYQATSIDDILATTQVTKGAFYYHFKNKNEMGIAIINEILNPSTIKNNILLDSPDGNPLESIYNMMYELLMENKFMKVEYGCPISNFVQEMTPWNESFRKSILKQMKEWENQMITSIENGKKNNFINPNINAKQVTFFIISGYWGIRNFGKLENNKSVYMNYLNELKNYLNLLK